Proteins from a genomic interval of Streptomyces sp. NBC_00820:
- a CDS encoding DEAD/DEAH box helicase, with translation MSVSSTDQFVVSENDAEHEDTLVTEAPDATEVLETTDSTETNDASDTTPQITFADLGLPEGIVRKLAQNGVTTPFPIQAATIPDALTGKDILGRGRTGSGKTLSFGLPTLARLAGGRTEKKRPRAIILTPTRELAMQVADALQPYGDVLGLKMKVVCGGTSMGNQIYALERGVDALVATPGRLRDLINRGACSLEDVQVAVLDEADQMSDLGFLPEVTELLDQVPAGGQRMLFSATMENEISTLVKRYLVDPVSHEVDAAQGAVTTMSHHILIVKPKDKAPVTAAIASRKGRTIIFVRTQLGADRIAEQLRESGVKADALHGGMTQGARTRTLADFKDGYVNALVATDVAARGIHVDGIDLVLNVDPAGDHKDYLHRSGRTARAGRTGTVVSLSLPHQRRQIFRLMEDAGVDASRHIINSGDAFEPEVADITGARSMTEVQAESAGNAAQQAEREVSSLTKELERAQRRAVELRGEADRLVARAARERGEDPEAAVAAAAEAVAEQAAEAEAAAQAAAAAEQAERQAYESRQRRDERGNFERRDDRGGFNRDRGGDRGGRSFERRDDRGGDRGGFNRDRRDDRGGDRGGRSFERRDDRGGDRGGFNRDDRGGFNRDRGGDRGGRTFERRDDRGGFNRDDRGGDRGGFNRDRRDDRGGDRGGRTFERRDDRGGDRGGFNRDDRGGFNRGGDRGGDRGGRTFERRDDRGGHRGSDRPFNRDRQGDRPAGGFRSGGHERPAGRRDDHRGTGTGSFRRDEKPRWKRNG, from the coding sequence ATGTCCGTTTCCAGCACTGATCAGTTCGTCGTGTCCGAGAACGACGCCGAGCACGAGGACACCCTCGTGACCGAGGCGCCCGACGCGACCGAGGTCCTCGAGACCACTGACAGCACCGAAACCAACGACGCTTCCGACACCACCCCGCAGATCACCTTCGCCGACCTCGGGCTTCCCGAGGGCATCGTGCGCAAGCTGGCGCAGAACGGTGTCACCACCCCCTTCCCGATCCAGGCCGCGACCATCCCGGACGCCCTGACCGGCAAGGACATCCTCGGCCGTGGCCGTACCGGCTCCGGCAAGACCCTCTCCTTCGGTCTGCCCACCCTGGCCAGGCTGGCCGGCGGGCGCACCGAGAAGAAGCGCCCCCGCGCGATCATCCTGACCCCGACCCGCGAGCTGGCCATGCAGGTCGCCGACGCTCTCCAGCCGTACGGTGACGTCCTCGGCCTGAAGATGAAGGTCGTCTGCGGCGGTACCTCGATGGGGAACCAGATCTACGCCCTCGAGCGCGGCGTCGACGCCCTCGTCGCCACCCCGGGCCGTCTGCGCGACCTCATCAACCGCGGCGCCTGCTCCCTCGAGGACGTGCAGGTCGCGGTCCTCGACGAGGCCGACCAGATGTCCGACCTGGGCTTCCTGCCCGAGGTCACCGAGCTGCTCGACCAGGTCCCGGCCGGCGGCCAGCGCATGCTCTTCTCGGCCACCATGGAGAACGAGATCTCCACGCTGGTCAAGCGCTACCTGGTCGACCCGGTCTCGCACGAGGTCGACGCCGCCCAGGGCGCCGTGACGACCATGTCGCACCACATCCTCATCGTGAAGCCCAAGGACAAGGCGCCGGTCACCGCCGCGATCGCCTCCCGCAAGGGCCGCACGATCATCTTCGTCCGCACCCAGCTGGGCGCCGACCGCATCGCCGAGCAGCTGCGCGAGTCCGGTGTGAAGGCCGACGCGCTGCACGGCGGCATGACGCAGGGAGCGCGTACGCGGACGCTGGCCGACTTCAAGGACGGCTACGTCAACGCGCTCGTCGCCACCGACGTCGCCGCGCGCGGCATCCACGTCGACGGCATCGACCTGGTCCTGAACGTCGACCCGGCGGGCGACCACAAGGACTACCTGCACCGCTCCGGCCGTACGGCCCGCGCCGGCCGCACCGGCACGGTCGTGTCGCTGTCGCTGCCGCACCAGCGCCGCCAGATCTTCCGGCTGATGGAGGACGCGGGCGTCGACGCCTCGCGTCACATCATCAACTCGGGTGACGCCTTCGAGCCCGAGGTCGCCGACATCACCGGCGCCCGGTCGATGACCGAGGTCCAGGCCGAGTCCGCGGGCAACGCCGCGCAGCAGGCCGAGCGTGAGGTCTCGAGCCTCACCAAGGAGCTGGAGCGCGCGCAGCGTCGCGCCGTCGAGCTGCGCGGGGAGGCCGACCGTCTGGTGGCCCGTGCGGCGCGCGAGCGTGGCGAGGACCCGGAGGCCGCCGTGGCGGCTGCCGCCGAGGCCGTCGCCGAGCAGGCCGCCGAGGCGGAGGCGGCGGCTCAGGCCGCCGCTGCCGCGGAGCAGGCCGAGCGTCAGGCGTACGAGTCGCGTCAGCGCCGCGACGAGCGGGGCAACTTCGAGCGTCGTGACGACCGTGGCGGCTTCAACCGCGACCGCGGTGGCGACCGTGGCGGCCGTTCCTTCGAGCGTCGTGACGACCGTGGCGGCGACCGTGGCGGCTTCAACCGCGACCGTCGTGACGACCGTGGCGGTGACCGTGGCGGCCGTTCCTTCGAGCGTCGTGACGACCGCGGTGGCGACCGTGGTGGCTTCAACCGTGACGACCGTGGCGGCTTCAACCGCGACCGCGGTGGCGACCGTGGCGGCCGTACCTTCGAGCGTCGTGACGACCGTGGCGGCTTCAACCGCGACGACCGCGGCGGCGACCGTGGCGGCTTCAACCGCGACCGTCGTGACGACCGTGGCGGCGACCGTGGCGGCCGTACCTTCGAGCGTCGTGACGACCGCGGTGGCGACCGTGGCGGCTTCAACCGTGACGACCGCGGCGGCTTCAACCGCGGCGGCGACCGCGGTGGCGACCGTGGCGGCCGTACCTTCGAGCGCCGTGACGACCGTGGCGGCCACCGTGGCAGCGACCGTCCCTTCAACCGCGACCGTCAGGGCGACCGCCCCGCCGGCGGCTTCCGCTCCGGCGGCCACGAGCGCCCGGCCGGCCGTCGTGACGACCACCGCGGCACCGGCACCGGTTCGTTCCGCCGTGACGAGAAGCCGCGCTGGAAGCGCAACGGCTGA
- a CDS encoding metallopeptidase family protein, whose translation MLEMTREEFEELVAESLDRIPPELTRLMDNVAVFVEDEPSADDPELLGLYEGTPLTDRGEWYAGVLPDRITIYRGPTLRMCETREEVVAETEVTVVHEIAHHFGIGEARLHALGYG comes from the coding sequence GTGCTGGAGATGACGCGCGAGGAGTTCGAGGAACTGGTCGCCGAGTCGCTCGACCGGATTCCGCCGGAGCTGACGAGGCTGATGGACAACGTCGCGGTGTTCGTCGAGGACGAGCCGTCCGCCGACGATCCCGAGCTGCTCGGCCTGTACGAGGGCACCCCGCTGACCGACCGGGGCGAGTGGTACGCGGGCGTCCTGCCCGACCGGATCACCATCTACCGGGGGCCGACACTGCGGATGTGCGAGACCCGCGAGGAGGTCGTCGCGGAGACGGAGGTGACCGTGGTGCACGAGATCGCCCACCACTTCGGCATCGGCGAAGCCCGGCTGCACGCCCTCGGCTACGGGTGA
- a CDS encoding metallophosphoesterase, which translates to MARAPLAALDRLLNRTAPRVRRTRRPLPALELAARPSLWPRALGLTAVVLAGAWLGLLVVGSVRVPVGPMDTTMALRPSLSGGTKINVAPLGALALDSHVAPVRLDVDVDRLDPARSRALVDHPERLSGLQDEVAQDIEHGTLDLAVRSGVAVVAGATALGLAVYRRARPALAAGGLALTLLAASGASAYATWNPDSVLEPRFSGLLSSAPSLVGNARSIVTEFDVYQQELARLVTNVTKLYDTASTLPAYQPDPSTIRVLHVSDIHLNPASWKIIGSLVEQYKVNVIVDSGDTMDHGTAAENGFLDPVGDLGVPYVWVRGNHDSRTTQRYLDRFRNVHVLDDGRAETVAGLRFAGTGDPQFTPDRAAVPGGDAAERLAGARLATALRDQRAAGTPVDIAVAHEPAAARETDGTVPLALCGHLHHEGTEILPYGTRLRMEGSTGGSGLRAVEHQYPAPVEASILYLDRDSHRLQAWDEIRLGGLGQTTAEVSRHLPRENQPGATPAPSPGQGSGSPSGSVSDSGSRTASGSVSGPGSRTASGSPGVPSPTSP; encoded by the coding sequence ATGGCCCGCGCCCCCCTCGCAGCCCTGGACCGCCTGCTGAACCGGACCGCCCCGCGGGTCCGGCGCACCCGCCGTCCGCTTCCCGCCCTCGAACTCGCCGCCCGGCCCAGCCTCTGGCCGCGGGCGCTGGGTCTCACCGCGGTCGTGCTCGCCGGGGCCTGGCTGGGCCTGCTGGTGGTGGGCAGCGTCCGGGTGCCGGTCGGGCCGATGGACACCACGATGGCGCTGCGGCCCTCCCTCAGCGGGGGCACGAAGATCAACGTGGCGCCGCTGGGCGCCCTGGCCCTGGACAGCCACGTCGCGCCCGTCCGCCTGGACGTCGACGTCGACCGGCTCGACCCGGCGCGCTCGCGGGCCCTCGTCGACCACCCGGAGCGGCTGTCCGGGCTCCAGGACGAGGTCGCCCAGGACATCGAGCACGGCACGCTCGACCTGGCGGTCCGCTCGGGCGTGGCCGTGGTGGCCGGAGCGACGGCCCTCGGCCTGGCCGTCTACCGCCGCGCGCGCCCCGCCCTGGCGGCCGGCGGACTGGCCCTCACCCTGCTCGCGGCCTCGGGGGCGTCGGCGTACGCCACCTGGAACCCGGACTCGGTGCTGGAGCCGAGGTTCTCCGGGCTGCTGTCCTCGGCGCCTTCCCTGGTGGGCAACGCGCGCAGCATCGTCACCGAGTTCGACGTGTACCAGCAGGAACTGGCCCGTCTGGTGACGAACGTGACGAAGCTGTACGACACCGCCTCCACGCTCCCGGCCTACCAGCCGGACCCCTCCACCATCCGGGTCCTGCACGTGTCGGACATCCACCTCAACCCGGCGAGCTGGAAGATCATCGGCTCGCTGGTGGAGCAGTACAAGGTGAACGTGATCGTCGACTCCGGCGACACGATGGACCACGGCACGGCGGCGGAGAACGGCTTCCTGGACCCGGTCGGGGACCTGGGCGTGCCCTATGTGTGGGTCAGGGGCAACCACGACTCGCGCACCACCCAGCGGTACCTGGACCGGTTCAGGAACGTGCACGTCCTGGACGACGGGCGGGCCGAGACGGTGGCGGGACTGCGGTTCGCGGGCACCGGCGATCCGCAGTTCACCCCGGACCGCGCCGCCGTACCGGGCGGTGACGCGGCGGAGCGGCTGGCGGGCGCCCGGCTGGCGACGGCACTGCGGGACCAGCGGGCCGCGGGCACCCCGGTCGACATCGCCGTCGCCCACGAGCCGGCGGCGGCCCGCGAGACGGACGGCACGGTGCCGCTCGCCCTGTGCGGGCACCTGCACCACGAGGGGACGGAGATCCTGCCCTACGGCACCCGGCTGCGCATGGAGGGCTCGACCGGCGGCAGCGGTCTGCGCGCGGTGGAGCACCAGTACCCGGCCCCGGTCGAGGCGTCGATCCTCTACCTCGACCGGGACAGCCACCGGCTGCAGGCGTGGGACGAGATCAGGCTCGGGGGGCTCGGACAGACGACGGCCGAGGTCAGCCGGCACCTGCCCAGGGAGAACCAGCCGGGCGCGACCCCGGCCCCCTCCCCCGGCCAGGGGTCCGGCTCGCCGTCAGGCTCCGTGTCCGACTCCGGATCCCGTACGGCGTCCGGCTCGGTGTCAGGCCCCGGATCCCGTACGGCGTCCGGCTCTCCGGGCGTCCCGTCACCCACCTCGCCGTAA
- a CDS encoding MFS transporter: MSQPQAQRRADRWLILAVVCLVQLVVILDNTILNVAVPSLTKELGATTAQTQWVIGAYSLAQAGLLIAAGGFADRYGRRLVQMLGLVFFGLGSLAATFATDPGQLIAARAGMGVGGSFLLATNMAIIVRTFDQDFLPQALSVITGVASLGLALGPVVGGVLLAHFWWGSVFLVNVPVCLIGLVAVVKMVPESKDPHGDRPDLLGAVLSTVGMTAFVYAIIQGPGHGWTSGRTLLPGAIALVFMTAFLLWERHTPHPLLDLSFFSDPRFRGAVSGGVLVAFGLAGSLFLLTQHLQFVLGYGPLEAGLRLAPMAVTLVLLNLTGVGMRLTTKLSAPAATALGLSLMSAGLASIAVLGHNGSYLGIMLGLVLMGGGVACAKPAMAGAVMTSIPPEKAGVGSGLMGTISELGNSLGVAILGAVLTVGFAGGLPAGIPHAAARSLPEALAAGGQGAAHQVHEAFRDSLTTAQLIGAVAVLLGGFVAAWLLRTSAEKPAEQKPAEQDTPVAA, encoded by the coding sequence GTGTCCCAGCCGCAGGCGCAGCGCCGCGCGGACCGATGGCTGATCCTCGCCGTCGTCTGCCTGGTGCAGCTCGTCGTCATCCTCGACAACACCATCCTCAACGTCGCCGTCCCGTCCCTGACCAAGGAGCTGGGCGCGACCACCGCGCAGACGCAGTGGGTCATCGGCGCCTACTCGCTGGCCCAGGCGGGTCTGCTGATCGCGGCGGGCGGCTTCGCCGACCGCTACGGACGCCGGCTCGTGCAGATGCTCGGCCTCGTCTTCTTCGGGCTCGGCTCCCTCGCCGCCACCTTCGCCACCGACCCCGGTCAGCTGATCGCGGCCCGGGCCGGCATGGGCGTCGGCGGCAGCTTCCTGCTGGCCACCAACATGGCGATCATCGTCCGCACCTTCGACCAGGACTTCCTGCCCCAGGCGCTGTCCGTGATCACCGGTGTGGCCTCGCTCGGCCTCGCGCTCGGCCCCGTCGTCGGCGGTGTCCTGCTCGCCCACTTCTGGTGGGGCTCGGTCTTCCTGGTCAACGTCCCGGTCTGCCTGATCGGCCTGGTCGCCGTGGTCAAGATGGTCCCGGAGTCCAAGGACCCGCACGGAGACCGCCCCGACCTGCTCGGCGCGGTGCTCTCCACGGTCGGCATGACGGCCTTCGTCTACGCGATCATCCAGGGCCCCGGGCACGGCTGGACCTCCGGCCGCACCCTGCTCCCCGGCGCCATCGCCCTGGTGTTCATGACCGCGTTCCTGCTGTGGGAGCGCCACACCCCGCACCCGCTGCTCGACCTGTCCTTCTTCTCCGACCCCCGCTTCCGCGGCGCCGTCTCCGGCGGTGTCCTGGTCGCCTTCGGCCTGGCCGGCTCGCTGTTCCTGCTGACCCAGCACCTGCAGTTCGTGCTCGGCTACGGCCCGCTGGAGGCCGGTCTGCGGCTGGCTCCGATGGCCGTGACCCTGGTCCTGCTCAACCTCACCGGCGTCGGCATGCGCCTGACCACCAAGCTCTCGGCGCCCGCCGCGACCGCCCTCGGCCTGAGCCTGATGTCGGCCGGTCTCGCCTCCATCGCGGTGCTCGGCCACAACGGCTCCTACCTGGGCATCATGCTCGGCCTGGTGCTGATGGGCGGCGGCGTCGCCTGCGCCAAGCCGGCCATGGCAGGCGCGGTGATGACCTCCATCCCGCCGGAGAAGGCAGGCGTCGGATCCGGTCTGATGGGCACCATCAGCGAACTCGGCAACTCCCTCGGCGTCGCCATCCTGGGTGCCGTGCTCACCGTCGGCTTCGCCGGCGGCCTGCCCGCCGGAATCCCGCACGCGGCGGCCCGCTCCCTGCCCGAGGCGCTCGCGGCCGGCGGACAGGGCGCCGCGCACCAGGTCCACGAGGCCTTCCGCGACAGCCTGACCACCGCCCAGCTGATCGGCGCGGTCGCGGTCCTGCTCGGCGGCTTCGTCGCCGCGTGGCTGCTGCGCACCTCCGCGGAGAAGCCGGCCGAGCAGAAGCCGGCCGAGCAGGACACCCCGGTGGCGGCCTGA
- a CDS encoding TetR/AcrR family transcriptional regulator has protein sequence MPRDTLTREQIVRAAIGLLDAEGLEGLNMRSLGKRLNSAATAVYWHVKNKDNLVVLACNEVWNEVGLPDLAAVGWRAAAERMATDLYAMLTRHPWLVQAFASQPLYGENKARHDDHSLAVYELAGFQGAEADQAAGAVFTYVLGHALSLSATVSVERRLTHGGENAQALMRESLTKMTEIAQQFPRLRERLDAYADKDYGAAPSQSFEVGLQALLDGLEIRLGDRRLPQPAAAGGETLDSPHR, from the coding sequence ATGCCGCGTGACACGTTGACCAGGGAACAGATCGTCCGGGCCGCGATCGGGCTGCTGGACGCCGAAGGCCTCGAAGGCCTGAACATGCGCAGCCTGGGCAAGCGGCTGAACTCCGCCGCCACCGCGGTCTACTGGCACGTCAAGAACAAGGACAACCTCGTCGTCCTGGCCTGCAACGAGGTGTGGAACGAGGTCGGACTGCCCGACCTCGCCGCCGTCGGCTGGCGCGCGGCCGCCGAGCGGATGGCCACGGACCTGTACGCGATGCTGACCAGGCATCCGTGGCTGGTCCAGGCCTTCGCGTCCCAGCCCCTCTACGGCGAGAACAAGGCCCGGCACGACGACCACAGCCTCGCGGTCTACGAGCTGGCCGGCTTCCAGGGGGCCGAGGCCGACCAGGCGGCCGGCGCGGTCTTCACGTACGTGCTCGGCCACGCCCTGAGCCTGTCCGCCACCGTCTCCGTGGAGCGTCGGCTGACCCACGGCGGCGAGAACGCCCAGGCCCTCATGCGGGAGTCGCTGACCAAGATGACCGAGATCGCCCAGCAGTTCCCGCGACTGCGGGAGAGGCTGGACGCCTACGCCGACAAGGACTACGGCGCCGCCCCGAGCCAGAGCTTCGAGGTCGGCCTCCAAGCCCTCCTGGACGGCCTGGAGATCCGGCTCGGCGACCGCCGGCTCCCCCAGCCGGCGGCGGCCGGCGGAGAAACCCTGGACAGCCCGCATCGATGA
- a CDS encoding serine hydrolase domain-containing protein, which translates to MSQQHLSYAVEAAASEFGVPGAAVGILTDGREIHASHGVTSVGNPLPVDGRTLFHLASVTKTYTATALLRLVTEGKVDLDAPVRRYVPELVLADEESAAEITVLNLLNHTSGLGWNLIGAHGNGSLAGFVAAMSELEIIAPPGARASYSQAGYNLAGRIIEKVTGLPYEKAVAALVLDPLGLDHTFFDLDDVMIRRFAVGHNRDEDGELRAARPWKAHPAGARGDNPGGGIVSCVDDLLRWARFHLEGGDGVLPAKALHGMREQTVALRGSTLGDGFGICWFLREVDGVRTIGHGGSGNGQFAELLIVPERNFAVVSLANEGPGGHPFNQAVLRWALEHYLGLTEHDPEPVPFDAERAREVAGRYEIDAMNLDIATDGAALTLGVGIKPEIRAASDADMPPDYEPAAMGFLPGDGDEYIITEGGLKGQRGYFTRDDKGEVTGVDLAGRLFGRATER; encoded by the coding sequence GTGTCCCAGCAGCATCTTTCGTACGCCGTCGAGGCGGCCGCGAGCGAGTTCGGTGTCCCGGGTGCCGCGGTGGGCATCCTGACCGACGGCCGGGAGATCCACGCGTCCCACGGCGTCACGAGCGTCGGCAACCCGCTGCCGGTGGACGGGCGGACGCTGTTCCACCTGGCGTCGGTGACCAAGACCTACACGGCGACCGCACTCCTGCGCCTGGTCACCGAGGGGAAGGTCGACCTCGACGCCCCCGTACGCCGGTACGTCCCCGAACTGGTCCTCGCCGACGAGGAGTCGGCGGCCGAGATCACCGTGCTCAACCTGCTCAACCACACCTCGGGCCTGGGCTGGAACCTGATCGGCGCCCATGGCAACGGCTCCCTCGCCGGGTTCGTGGCGGCGATGTCCGAGCTGGAGATCATCGCGCCGCCCGGCGCCCGGGCCTCCTACAGCCAGGCCGGCTACAACCTCGCCGGGCGGATCATCGAGAAGGTGACCGGACTGCCGTACGAGAAGGCGGTGGCCGCCCTCGTCCTGGACCCGCTGGGGCTGGACCACACGTTCTTCGACCTGGACGACGTGATGATCCGGCGGTTCGCCGTCGGCCACAACCGTGACGAGGACGGCGAGTTGCGGGCCGCGCGACCGTGGAAGGCGCACCCGGCCGGGGCCCGCGGCGACAACCCGGGCGGCGGCATCGTCTCCTGCGTGGACGACCTGCTGCGCTGGGCCCGCTTCCACCTGGAGGGCGGCGACGGCGTACTGCCCGCCAAGGCGCTGCACGGCATGCGGGAGCAGACCGTCGCGCTGCGCGGCAGCACGCTCGGCGACGGCTTCGGCATCTGCTGGTTCCTGCGCGAGGTGGACGGCGTCCGCACGATCGGGCACGGCGGCTCGGGCAACGGGCAGTTCGCCGAGCTGCTGATCGTCCCCGAACGGAACTTCGCGGTCGTGTCCCTGGCCAACGAGGGCCCCGGCGGCCACCCCTTCAACCAGGCCGTCCTGCGCTGGGCGCTGGAGCACTACCTCGGCCTCACCGAGCACGACCCCGAGCCGGTCCCGTTCGACGCGGAACGCGCGCGGGAGGTCGCCGGACGGTACGAGATCGACGCCATGAACCTCGACATCGCCACCGACGGCGCGGCCCTCACACTCGGCGTCGGCATCAAGCCGGAGATCCGCGCGGCCTCCGACGCCGACATGCCGCCGGACTACGAGCCCGCCGCCATGGGCTTCCTGCCCGGCGACGGCGACGAGTACATCATCACCGAGGGCGGCCTGAAGGGGCAGCGCGGCTACTTCACCCGCGACGACAAGGGCGAGGTCACGGGCGTCGACCTGGCGGGCCGGCTCTTCGGCCGGGCGACGGAGCGGTAG